The Naumovozyma dairenensis CBS 421 chromosome 3, complete genome genome has a window encoding:
- the PPH3 gene encoding phosphoprotein phosphatase PP4 catalytic subunit PPH3 (similar to Saccharomyces cerevisiae PPH3 (YDR075W); ancestral locus Anc_8.199) gives MGLEVEEVIESIKQGKHVSEATVYSLCLKSQELLINEANVTRVDTPVTICGDIHGQLHDLLTLFDKSGGVEKTRYIFLGDFVDRGFYSLESFLLLLCYKLRYPDRITLIRGNHETRQITKVYGFYDEIMRKYGNCNVWRYCCEVFDYLSLGAIINDSIFCVHGGLSPEINTIDEIRSIDRKQEAPHEGAMCDLLWSDPDDVDTWSLSPRGAGFLFGKGEVDKFLMKNNVELIARAHQLVMEGYKEMFDGGLVTVWSAPNYCYRCGNVAAVLRIEDDLERNYTIFEAVQPQDGVGNTIIPTKKPQMDYFL, from the coding sequence ATGGGTCTGGAAGTAGAAGAAGTCATCGAATCAATAAAACAAGGAAAACATGTCTCAGAAGCAACTGTATATTCCCTATGTTTAAAATCACAggaattattaattaatgaagcCAATGTGACACGAGTAGATACACCAGTGACCATATGTGGTGATATTCATGGACAATTGCATGATCTTTTGACACTTTTCGACAAGAGCGGCGGTGTCGAGAAGACTAGATATATATTCCTTGGAGATTTCGTCGATAGAGGGTTTTATTCGTTAGaatcatttcttttattattatgttatAAATTAAGATATCCTGATCGAATAACTTTGATTAGAGGAAACCATGAAACAAGACAAATTACAAAAGTTTATGGGTTTTATGATGAAATTATGAGGAAATATGGGAATTGTAATGTTTGGAGATATTGTTGTGAAGTTTTTGACTATCTATCACTGGGTGccattattaatgatagCATATTCTGTGTACATGGTGGATTATCCCCCGAGATTAATACAATAGATGAGATACGATCCATAGATAGAAAGCAAGAAGCTCCACATGAAGGTGCTATGTGTGATCTCCTGTGGTCAGATCCAGATGATGTAGATACTTGGTCTTTATCACCAAGAGGTGCTGGGTTCCTCTTTGGTAAAGGAGAAGTAGATAAATTCCTAATGAAAAACAATGTGGAATTAATAGCAAGAGCTCATCAATTAGTAATGGAAGGTTATAAAGAAATGTTTGATGGTGGTTTAGTCACAGTATGGTCAGCTCcaaattattgttatagATGCGGTAATGTAGCAGCAGTTCTCCGAATTGAAGATGACTTGGAAAGAAACTATACGATTTTTGAAGC